The following are from one region of the Mangifera indica cultivar Alphonso chromosome 14, CATAS_Mindica_2.1, whole genome shotgun sequence genome:
- the LOC123196184 gene encoding uncharacterized protein LOC123196184, whose protein sequence is MEEEDSAVDSSASSVSFCPSFNTYSSPKLVDDIAASVSLEKQYELQQNDDEEDFEFVSIKNHADACEFSFDGQIRQVFPVFNQDPLLDADYHDQKLLLPMKNLFMEEGPSSSSSSDADELEVLPEETYCVRLPNKNNAVSPNRCQKSNSTGTLSSSKVARSSKRWLKFRDFLKRSSSEGGKDSYAVLNKTKINFPPDSKLKQSMTDAKATGKTKTVSAHEAFYVKNAMKQGNKKKSYLPYRQNLLGCFSHVKLTA, encoded by the coding sequence ATGGAAGAGGAAGACAGTGCAGTCGATTCCTCTGCCTCTTCGGTGTCGTTTTGCCCCAGCTTCAACACCTACTCCTCCCCTAAACTAGTCGATGATATAGCCGCCAGTGTTAGCCTAGAGAAACAATACGAACTGCAGCAAAACGACGACGAAGAGGATTTCGAGTTTGTTTCTATCAAAAACCATGCTGACGCTTGTGAGTTCTCCTTCGACGGTCAGATCCGTCAGGTTTTTCCGGTCTTCAATCAGGATCCTTTGTTGGATGCTGATTATCATGACCAGAAGTTACTGCTGCCAATGAAGAATCTGTTTATGGAGGAAGGTCCgtcgtcgtcttcgtcgtcGGATGCCGACGAACTTGAGGTATTACCGGAGGAAACGTACTGTGTTCGGCTACCAAACAAAAACAACGCAGTTTCTCCTAACAGATGCCAAAAGAGCAACTCGACTGGGACATTGTCATCGTCGAAGGTGGCTAGATCATCAAAAAGGTGGCTCAAGTTTCGCGATTTTCTTAAACGAAGCAGCAGCGAAGGTGGAAAAGACTCGTACGCTGTtcttaacaaaacaaaaataaattttcctcCGGATTCGAAACTGAAACAGAGCATGACTGACGCCAAAGCCACCGGTAAAACGAAGACTGTGTCAGCACACGAAGCGTTCTATGTGAAAAACGCCATGAAACAAGGCAACAAGAAGAAATCATATTTACCATACCGACAAAACCTACTCGGATGTTTTTCACATGTAAAGTTAACAGCTTAG
- the LOC123196182 gene encoding uncharacterized protein LOC123196182: protein MQGDINDNAAAACSSSVSFCPSFNSYASGKLVEIATSVAERQENGVVNGLGDDFEFVSDGRVGSDARELLVDGQIRQVFPVFNRALLLNEEDGYDNCPRKLRVSLKNLFVEEGGREGPPPPSSPSSSEEDELEAIPEDTYCVWSPKRKTTVVASPNRSNSTGSTTSFKWWFKFPRLLRRSNSEGGQKDSFLFLHKKKTNTNSKAKKQQQGLKDAMVKRNSDDNKLKLSPSHEVFFLKKKPIKEGENKKRSSPYKQDLLGFFVNNVSSLGKTFAPF from the coding sequence ATGCAAGGAGATATTAATGATAACGCTGCTGCTGCTTGTTCTTCATCTGTCTCCTTTTGTCCCAGCTTCAACAGCTACGCCTCTGGTAAACTAGTTGAAATTGCAACTAGCGTTGCGGAACGACAAGAAAACGGCGTCGTTAACGGTTTaggtgatgattttgaatttgtttctGACGGAAGGGTGGGTTCTGATGCACGTGAGTTGTTGGTGGATGGGCAGATCCGTCAGGTTTTTCCGGTGTTTAATCGTGCGCTTTTGTTGAACGAAGAAGATGGGTATGATAATTGTCCGAGGAAGTTACGGGTGTCGTTGAAGAATCTGTTTGTCGAAGAAGGAGGAAGAGAAGGTCCACCGCCGCCGTCGTCGCCGTCTTCTTCGGAGGAGGACGAACTGGAGGCAATACCGGAGGACACCTACTGCGTTTGGTCACCTAAAAGGAAGACAACGGTTGTAGCATCGCCGAATAGAAGCAACTCAACCGGTTCAACGACATCATTTAAATGGTGGTTTAAGTTTCCTCGTTTGCTCCGAAGAAGCAACAGCGAAGGAGGTCAGAAAGATTCATTCCTCTTTCttcataaaaagaaaaccaatacAAATTCCAAAGCTAAAAAACAACAACAGGGCTTGAAAGACGCCATGGTCAAACGCAAtagtgatgataacaaactGAAACTATCGCCTTCTCACGAAGTGTTTTTCCTGAAGAAGAAGCCCATAAAAGAAGGTGAAAACAAGAAGAGATCATCGCCGTATAAACAAGATTTACTTGGGTTTTTCGTGAATAATGTGAGCAGTTTAGGGAAAACATTTGCTCCGTTTTAA
- the LOC123196181 gene encoding phosphoglucan phosphatase LSF1, chloroplastic, which yields MSNLQLSGCRMASFVSLFYERSLLLSINGIAGQLSLGRNCAKDFRYTKNKFVRVNAMSSNKNSSNYKMNLNEYMVTLEKPLGIRFAVSVDGKIIVHAIKKGSNAEKSRIIMVGDSLKKASDSSGARFIEINELSDTENLLTEKTGSFSLVLERPFSPFPIHQLHADFDILFNKGRMAVATWNKTILASNLRTTSEGSGNTGFVVFSSKFLTSKGWKLLDHQNGHVQSQRKFHSPLINQLVCIFSEEESGHGEWAHGSFPLEEYIKALDRSKSELYYNHSLGMHYSKITEQIYVGSCLQKEADVKTLSDAGITAVLNFQSGTEAENWGIDWKSLNDSCQKSGILMISYPIRDSDSFDTRKKLPLCVGLLLRLLKKNHHVFVTCTTGFDRSPACVIAYLHWITDTSLHAAYNFVTGLHECRPDRPAIAWATWDLIAMVESGAHHGPATHAVTFVWNGQEGDDVRLVGDFTGNWKEPIKAVHKGGSRFEAEVRLAQGKYYYKFIINGGWRHSTNSPVERDESGNVNNVITVGDIASVRPSMREQMKDANVIKVIERPLTESERFMLAKAARCIAFSVCPIRLCPK from the exons ATGTCGAATCTGCAACTATCCGGTTGCAGAATGGCATCGTTTGTTTCTTTGTTCTATGAAAGAAGCCTCCTGCTCTCGATCAATGGAATTGCGGGGCAGCTTAGCCTTGGACGAAACTGTGCCAAGGATTTCCGATACACTAAGAACAAATTCGTTAGGGTTAACGCAATGTCAAGTAATAAAAACAGCTCTAATTACAAGATGAATTTGAATGAGTACATGGTGACGTTGGAGAAACCTCTCGGTATTCGCTTCGCGGTTTCTGTTGATGGCAAGATCATCGTTCACGCTATCAAAAAAGGG AGTAATGCGGAGAAATCGAGAATCATAATGGTCGGTGATTCTTTGAAGAAGGCCAGTGATTCATCTGGTGCAAGGTTTATTGAGATAAACGAATTAAGCGATACAGA GAATTTGCTGACAGAGAAGACAGGATCTTTTAGCCTAGTCCTAGAGAGACCTTTCTCTCCTTTTCCAATTCATCAACTGCACGCTGACTTCGATATCTTATTCAATAAAGGTCGGATGGCTGTTGCCACTTGGAATAAAACTATATTGGCATCAAATTTGAGAACAACTTCTGAAGGGAGTGGGAACACTGGGTTTGTCGTGTTTTCTTCTAAGTTTCTCACATCTAAGGGGTGGAAGCTATTGGATCATCAAAATGGACATGTTCAATCTCAGAGGAAATTTCATTCTCCACTCATAAACCaacttgtttgtattttttctgAAGAAGAGTCTGGACATGGAGAATGGGCTCATGGAAGCTTCCCATTGGAGGAGTATATTAAGGCGCTGGATCGTTCTAAAAGTGAGCTATATTATAATCACTCTCTTGGTATGCACTACAGTAAG ATTACAGAGCAAATATATGTGGGGTCATGCCTACAAAAAGAAGCTGATGTAAAAACTTTGTCTGATGCG GGGATCACTGCTGTACTTAATTTCCAGAGTGGAACTGAAGCAGAAAATTGGGGGATTGATTGGAAATCTCTCAATGATTCATGTCAAAAATCTGGTATCTTAATGATCAGCTACCCTATAAG GGACTCAGACTCCTTTGATACAAGGAAGAAACTGCCATTGTGTGTGGGGCTCCTGTTACGCTTGTTAAAAAAGAACCACCATGTTTTTGTTACTTGTACGACTGGTTTTGATCGCTCCCCGGCCTGTGTGATTGCATATCTACACTGGATAACTGATACTTCCCTTCATGCTGCTTATAATTTTGTCACTGGATTGCATGAATGCAGACCTGACAG ACCGGCAATTGCTTGGGCAACATGGGATCTCATAGCTATGGTGGAAAGTGGTGCACATCATGGACCGGCCACACATGCTGTGACGTTTGTGTGGAATGGACAGGAG GGAGATGATGTACGGTTGGTTGGAGACTTTACTGGAAATTGGAAAGAACCAATTAAAGCAGTCCACAAGGGTGGATCAAGATTTGAAGCTGAGGTTAGACTTGCTCAGGGAAA GTACTATTATAAGTTCATCATTAATGGGGGATGGCGGCATTCAACAAATTCACCAGTAGAAAGAGATGAAAGTGGCAATGTCAACAATGTAATTACAGTTGGTGATATTGCCAGTGTGAGGCCTTCTATGCGAGAACAAATGAAG GATGCTAATGTCATTAAGGTGATTGAGAGGCCTTTGACAGAAAGTGAGCGCTTTATGCTGGCAAAGGCAGCTCGGTGTATTGCATTCTCTGTCTGTCCAATCAGACTATGTCCCAAGTAG